One window of the Polyangium spumosum genome contains the following:
- a CDS encoding lytic transglycosylase domain-containing protein, giving the protein MALRSFLSRRSAVWGLGLTALVALGCAAVTTAPRLGAGSAPTSAAAAAAAPASTAAPASPSAAASTSTAAAPEEPVAFDPDAALPLLDDPRLAAVKAAVAREAYVEAARELDTALAKEPRPSREEEHAFRYQLGRLRALAGDPLGAARAFGEAAAVGGPLEGYARYEAADLSVRAGEHAEALRHIEKIPADLPVASQVVLLRADALLGKGDLDAALPHYRAYLGKSGHPPRWVEVSLKVARALLQKPSEEHAEEAIGLARRVIYEGPSGAGSGEAKAIENDALGSLPFPRRKAFETPSQDDLLSQAKRQLAASQSRAALRTTDGLIADPRAATPGDLGCGAWMVRAEALFRLRKRPEAADAYGSAIERCAGTPRRVEALWHGGKASARAARNAEAAQRYGLLEQEFAPHRLADDARLKGALAARELGDEARFTQMLTKMPDDYPEGDMTTDGLFELALGRMTKRDWAGAVAPLERALARAPRERVYYAAGRLPYYLARARLETGAIDQAKELFASVIRDYPLTFYMSLAYARLADKDRVAADRALDEALAREGATAPLPPPASAAFAQPAFVRALALARQGESRLARIELDRLGVGARTAPPEVLWAAALLFSRAGSPKEAHQILRTATNTIPKGRAELTDWTDHYPAGNWRSAWEIAFPRPYASIVAAEAQRSGIPESLAHAIMREESAFDPRVVSSAAAVGLMQLILPTAQRMAKPLKLKATAESLKRPEINVALGCRYLSILRAKFKDNPLLAIPGYNAGGGKPKDWVDERPNEDFDLWVEQIPYEETRNYTKRVMTSMAAYDFLYGKGKSGEALAAPLHASPAARGALAAKAP; this is encoded by the coding sequence GCCGGCTCGGCGCCCACGTCCGCCGCCGCCGCCGCCGCCGCGCCCGCCTCCACCGCCGCGCCCGCCTCTCCCTCGGCCGCCGCCTCCACCTCCACCGCCGCCGCCCCCGAAGAGCCCGTCGCCTTCGATCCGGACGCCGCCCTGCCCCTCCTCGACGACCCACGCCTCGCCGCCGTCAAGGCCGCCGTGGCGCGCGAAGCCTACGTCGAGGCCGCGCGGGAGCTCGACACCGCGCTCGCCAAGGAGCCACGCCCCTCCCGCGAGGAGGAGCACGCCTTCCGCTACCAGCTCGGCCGCCTCCGCGCGCTCGCAGGTGATCCGCTCGGCGCCGCGCGCGCCTTCGGGGAGGCCGCCGCGGTGGGCGGGCCCCTCGAAGGATACGCCCGCTACGAGGCCGCCGATCTGTCGGTCCGCGCCGGCGAGCACGCCGAGGCCCTGCGCCACATCGAGAAGATCCCCGCCGATCTGCCCGTCGCCTCCCAGGTCGTCCTCCTGCGCGCCGACGCCCTGCTCGGCAAGGGTGACCTCGACGCGGCGTTGCCCCATTACCGCGCCTACCTCGGCAAGTCGGGCCACCCGCCGCGCTGGGTCGAGGTCTCGCTGAAGGTGGCCCGCGCCCTCCTGCAAAAGCCCTCCGAGGAGCACGCGGAAGAAGCCATCGGCCTCGCCCGGCGCGTGATCTACGAGGGTCCCTCGGGCGCGGGGAGCGGGGAGGCGAAGGCTATCGAGAACGACGCCCTCGGCAGCTTGCCCTTCCCGCGCCGCAAGGCCTTCGAGACCCCGAGCCAGGACGACCTGCTCTCGCAGGCCAAGCGCCAGCTCGCCGCCAGCCAGAGCCGCGCGGCCCTGCGCACGACCGACGGGCTCATCGCCGATCCCCGCGCCGCCACGCCCGGCGACCTCGGCTGCGGCGCCTGGATGGTCCGCGCCGAGGCCCTCTTCCGGCTGCGCAAGAGGCCCGAGGCGGCCGACGCCTACGGCAGCGCGATCGAGCGCTGCGCCGGCACGCCTCGCCGGGTCGAGGCCCTCTGGCACGGCGGCAAGGCCTCCGCGCGCGCGGCCCGAAACGCCGAGGCCGCGCAGCGGTACGGCCTGCTCGAGCAGGAGTTCGCGCCGCACAGGCTCGCCGACGACGCGCGCTTGAAGGGGGCCCTCGCGGCGCGCGAGCTCGGCGACGAGGCGCGCTTCACGCAGATGCTCACGAAGATGCCCGACGACTACCCCGAGGGCGACATGACGACCGACGGCCTCTTCGAGCTCGCCCTCGGTCGCATGACGAAGCGCGACTGGGCCGGCGCCGTCGCGCCCCTCGAGCGCGCCCTCGCCCGCGCCCCGCGCGAGCGCGTCTACTACGCGGCCGGCCGCCTGCCCTACTACCTCGCGCGTGCGCGGCTAGAAACCGGCGCGATCGATCAGGCCAAGGAGCTCTTCGCCTCGGTCATCCGCGACTACCCGCTCACGTTTTACATGTCCCTCGCCTACGCGCGCCTCGCGGACAAGGACCGCGTCGCCGCCGACCGTGCGCTCGACGAGGCGCTCGCGCGCGAGGGCGCGACGGCCCCGCTGCCGCCGCCGGCGAGCGCGGCGTTCGCCCAGCCAGCGTTCGTCCGCGCGCTCGCGCTCGCGCGGCAAGGCGAGTCGAGGCTCGCGCGTATCGAGCTCGATCGCCTGGGCGTCGGCGCCCGCACCGCGCCGCCCGAGGTGCTCTGGGCCGCGGCGCTCCTCTTCTCACGGGCCGGCTCGCCGAAGGAGGCGCACCAGATCCTGCGCACCGCGACGAACACGATCCCCAAGGGACGCGCCGAGCTCACGGACTGGACCGATCACTACCCCGCCGGCAACTGGCGCTCGGCCTGGGAGATCGCCTTCCCGCGCCCCTACGCGTCGATCGTCGCGGCCGAGGCGCAACGCAGCGGCATCCCCGAGTCGCTCGCCCACGCGATCATGCGCGAGGAGAGCGCGTTCGATCCACGCGTCGTCTCCAGCGCGGCGGCGGTCGGGCTGATGCAGCTCATCTTGCCGACGGCGCAGCGCATGGCGAAGCCGCTCAAGCTGAAGGCCACCGCCGAGTCGCTGAAGCGCCCCGAGATCAACGTCGCGCTCGGCTGCCGCTACCTCTCGATCCTGCGCGCGAAGTTCAAGGACAACCCGCTGCTCGCGATCCCCGGCTACAACGCGGGCGGGGGCAAGCCGAAGGACTGGGTGGACGAGCGCCCGAACGAGGACTTCGACCTCTGGGTGGAGCAGATCCCCTACGAGGAGACGCGGAACTACACGAAGCGGGTGATGACGAGCATGGCCGCGTACGACTTCCTCTACGGGAAAGGCAAGTCGGGCGAGGCGCTCGCGGCGCCGCTCCACGCGAGCCCGGCGGCGCGGGGGGCGCTGGCGGCGAAGGCGCCGTAG
- a CDS encoding protein kinase domain-containing protein — protein MTTPSPAEKLVGATLNRRFRLVRLLGEGGMGAVYEAESVQGEGKRAVKMLHEEFTRIPEVRDRFLQEVTATKNLVHPNVVPILESAVAEDGSPYLVMELLRGQSLGDKLDGGVILPVPEAFRITSQILAALSAAHAQRVVHRDLKPDNVFVARDPGGNEVVKILDFGIAKVMDAAGGMGNKTRTGALIGTPGYMSPEQIKSAKNVDPRSDLWGVATILYQMLTGTLPFEADNDFTRLTAVIVGHPTPITVYAPELQRFTPFFDRALEKDPNKRFQTADEMAQVLAALVRVEAPTAAAQGGWQPQQESAATLASAATTVMPVITTPHPPPMAPVSGSFAVADTDPAASPRQTAPGAPAPAAVLYTPQPAGGTQMSPERHGPPIPRAAPQVAIVPAPPLPKPAGVPVPIAAAIAFGAFLLGLVIGLVVGG, from the coding sequence GTGACCACCCCGAGCCCGGCCGAAAAGCTCGTCGGCGCGACCCTCAACCGGCGCTTTCGGCTCGTGCGCCTGCTCGGCGAAGGCGGCATGGGCGCCGTCTACGAGGCCGAGAGCGTACAAGGCGAAGGCAAGCGCGCGGTGAAGATGCTCCACGAGGAGTTCACCCGCATCCCCGAGGTCCGCGACCGCTTCCTCCAGGAAGTGACGGCCACGAAGAACCTCGTGCACCCGAACGTCGTGCCGATCCTCGAGTCGGCCGTCGCCGAGGACGGCTCGCCGTACCTCGTGATGGAGCTCCTGCGTGGCCAGTCGCTCGGCGACAAGCTCGACGGCGGCGTGATCCTCCCCGTGCCCGAGGCCTTCCGTATCACGAGCCAGATCCTCGCCGCCCTCTCGGCCGCCCACGCGCAGCGCGTCGTGCACCGCGATCTCAAGCCCGACAACGTCTTCGTCGCCAGGGATCCGGGCGGCAACGAGGTCGTGAAGATCCTCGATTTCGGCATCGCGAAGGTCATGGACGCCGCGGGCGGCATGGGGAACAAGACCCGCACCGGCGCGCTCATCGGCACGCCCGGGTACATGAGCCCCGAGCAGATCAAGAGCGCGAAGAACGTCGACCCGCGCAGCGATCTCTGGGGCGTCGCGACCATCCTCTACCAGATGCTCACGGGGACGTTGCCCTTCGAGGCCGACAACGACTTCACCCGCCTCACCGCGGTCATCGTCGGACACCCGACGCCGATCACCGTCTACGCCCCCGAGCTCCAGCGCTTCACGCCCTTCTTCGATCGCGCCCTCGAGAAGGACCCGAACAAACGCTTCCAGACGGCCGACGAGATGGCGCAGGTCCTCGCCGCCCTCGTGCGCGTCGAGGCGCCGACGGCCGCGGCGCAAGGCGGATGGCAGCCGCAACAAGAGAGCGCAGCGACGCTCGCCTCGGCGGCCACGACGGTGATGCCCGTGATCACGACGCCCCACCCGCCTCCGATGGCGCCCGTGTCGGGCTCGTTCGCCGTCGCCGACACCGATCCCGCGGCCTCGCCGCGTCAAACGGCGCCTGGCGCGCCCGCGCCGGCCGCCGTGCTCTACACGCCGCAACCCGCGGGCGGCACGCAGATGAGCCCCGAGCGGCACGGCCCGCCGATCCCTCGCGCGGCCCCGCAGGTCGCCATCGTGCCCGCGCCGCCCCTGCCCAAGCCGGCCGGCGTGCCCGTGCCGATCGCCGCCGCGATCGCCTTCGGCGCCTTCCTCCTCGGCCTCGTGATCGGGCTCGTCGTGGGAGGTTGA
- a CDS encoding dipeptidase: MPALLLTARFAKALASAASLVVSLANPASAVAEAPAEPRFMVVDLHADVPWQVHGKGRSPKLTEGQARIEALQKGGYGGVVLPIYISDKIKGGPKIDDAEAIYRAALSIVEASPIFLPLGSRFAEPDRISTFLAIEGAGAFAEDITAIDRFIDRGVRLVSLAHARNNKLASAATGGGAKYGLTDLGKQFAARIYEKGALVDVSHLSDAGFRDLVPIAEAHGAPIVATHSNARALCDVPRNLTDEELRTIGRTGGVAGLNFHAPFVKAGGAATLADLVAQAEHMITIAGVDHVAIGSDFDGDIRPAEGMEDASRLPALARELKKRGRKDDEILKLFSLNALRVLGWRPSLARGLRSAEPSSAPEPPPQKNDAHKAP; the protein is encoded by the coding sequence GTGCCCGCGCTCCTGCTCACGGCCCGCTTCGCCAAGGCCCTCGCCTCTGCCGCCTCGCTGGTCGTGAGCCTCGCGAACCCGGCGAGCGCCGTCGCCGAGGCCCCGGCCGAGCCGCGCTTCATGGTCGTCGACCTGCACGCCGACGTGCCCTGGCAGGTCCACGGCAAGGGCCGCTCGCCGAAGCTCACCGAAGGGCAAGCGCGCATCGAGGCGCTGCAAAAGGGCGGCTACGGCGGCGTGGTCCTGCCGATCTACATCTCCGACAAGATCAAGGGCGGGCCGAAGATCGACGACGCCGAGGCGATCTACCGCGCGGCGCTCTCGATCGTCGAGGCGAGCCCGATCTTCTTGCCCCTCGGCTCGCGCTTCGCCGAGCCCGATCGTATCAGCACCTTCCTCGCGATCGAGGGCGCGGGCGCGTTCGCCGAGGACATCACCGCGATCGATCGTTTCATCGATCGTGGCGTCCGCCTCGTGAGCCTCGCGCACGCGAGGAACAACAAGCTCGCCTCCGCGGCGACGGGCGGCGGCGCGAAGTACGGCCTGACCGACCTCGGCAAGCAGTTCGCCGCGCGTATCTACGAGAAGGGCGCGCTCGTGGACGTCTCGCACCTCTCCGACGCGGGCTTCCGGGATCTCGTCCCCATCGCCGAGGCGCACGGCGCGCCCATCGTCGCGACACACTCGAACGCGCGCGCGCTCTGCGACGTGCCGCGCAACCTCACGGACGAGGAGCTGCGCACGATCGGCCGCACGGGCGGCGTCGCGGGCCTGAACTTCCACGCGCCCTTCGTGAAGGCGGGCGGCGCGGCGACGCTCGCCGATCTCGTGGCCCAGGCCGAGCACATGATCACGATCGCCGGCGTCGATCACGTCGCGATCGGCAGCGACTTCGACGGCGACATCCGGCCGGCCGAGGGCATGGAGGACGCGTCGCGTCTGCCCGCGCTCGCCCGCGAGCTGAAGAAGCGGGGCCGAAAGGACGACGAGATCCTGAAGCTGTTTTCGCTGAACGCGCTGCGCGTGCTCGGCTGGCGTCCGTCCCTGGCTCGGGGGCTCCGCTCGGCAGAGCCGAGCTCTGCCCCCGAACCCCCGCCGCAGAAGAACGACGCGCACAAGGCTCCCTGA
- the alc gene encoding allantoicase yields the protein MADFETMVDLASERLGGAAIWATDDFFAPKENLLKPGKAVFIPGKYTEQGKWMDGWESRRRREGSEDACIVRLGLAGRIAGFDVDTSHFLGNAPAKVSIEATHVPGYRSLEALLGADVAWTEILAPSAVKPGSQNLFAIADQGTYSHVKLRIYPDGGVARLRVYGEVEPDWPLLLAEHHVLDLAAVEHGGVVIAASDEFFSDRRNLLLPGPSRDMGDGWESRRRRGPGHDWAIVRLGRAGTLVRTDIDTTHFKGNYPESCSLEGCFLRGEATPEALEAAAWRELLPRTKLEAHTRHQFSLHAGGPVSHVRLRIFPDGGVARLRLYGAPFMG from the coding sequence ATGGCTGATTTCGAGACGATGGTCGATCTCGCGTCCGAGCGCCTCGGAGGCGCGGCGATCTGGGCGACGGACGATTTCTTCGCGCCGAAGGAGAACCTGCTCAAGCCCGGCAAGGCGGTCTTCATCCCGGGCAAGTACACCGAGCAGGGCAAGTGGATGGACGGCTGGGAGTCGCGGCGGCGGCGCGAGGGAAGCGAGGACGCGTGTATCGTGCGCCTCGGCCTCGCCGGCCGGATCGCGGGCTTCGACGTCGACACGAGCCACTTCCTCGGCAACGCCCCCGCGAAGGTCTCCATCGAGGCGACACACGTGCCCGGTTATCGCTCGCTCGAAGCCTTGCTCGGCGCGGACGTCGCGTGGACCGAGATCCTCGCGCCCTCCGCGGTCAAACCCGGCTCGCAGAACCTGTTCGCCATCGCCGATCAGGGAACCTACTCGCACGTAAAACTGCGCATCTATCCGGACGGCGGCGTCGCGCGGCTGCGTGTCTACGGCGAGGTCGAGCCCGACTGGCCGTTGCTGCTCGCCGAGCATCACGTCCTCGATCTCGCGGCCGTCGAACACGGCGGCGTGGTCATCGCCGCGAGTGACGAGTTCTTCTCGGATCGGCGCAACCTCCTCCTGCCCGGCCCCTCGCGCGACATGGGCGACGGCTGGGAGAGCCGCCGACGCCGCGGACCGGGCCACGACTGGGCGATCGTGCGCCTCGGCCGCGCCGGCACGCTCGTGCGCACCGACATCGACACGACGCACTTCAAGGGCAACTACCCCGAGAGCTGCTCGCTCGAAGGTTGTTTCCTTCGTGGGGAAGCGACACCCGAGGCGCTCGAGGCGGCCGCGTGGAGGGAGCTCTTGCCGCGCACGAAGCTCGAAGCGCACACGCGGCATCAGTTCTCGCTCCACGCAGGCGGCCCCGTGAGCCACGTGCGGCTGCGTATCTTCCCCGACGGCGGCGTCGCGCGGCTGCGGCTCTACGGCGCGCCGTTCATGGGGTGA
- the allB gene encoding allantoinase AllB, which translates to MESPVAAPFDLVLKSRRVVLPDGVREAAIAIRGERIAAVLDASAVPPGARTIDVGDRVIMPGLVDTHAHINEPGRTEWEGFETATRACAAGGITTVVDMPLNSIPVTTTRAALDEKRHASAGRTWVDHGFWGGVVPGNERELEPLVEAGALGFKAFLVHSGIDDFPMAAEDDLRRAMPILARLSVPLLVHAELEDDTPAPAGDPRSYATYLASRPAAWEERAVRRMIDLCRTYGGPVHVVHLSAAGALEDAGRARAEGLPFSIETCPHYLLLAAEEVPEGHTEYKCAPPIRERDNRERLWSALVSGAIDLVVSDHSPCTPRLKLPEEGDFLRAWGGIASLQLGLSLVWTEAEKRGATLSDLARWMCEAPARLAGLSHKKGRIAPGLDADLVVWDPEATFVVEPSILRHRHPVTPYLGRTLRGEVKRTILRGQTVYEDGVVRDEPLGVPLLGRGA; encoded by the coding sequence ATGGAGAGCCCCGTGGCCGCTCCGTTCGACCTCGTGCTGAAGAGCCGCCGCGTCGTGTTGCCGGACGGGGTGCGCGAGGCCGCGATCGCCATCCGCGGCGAGCGTATCGCGGCGGTGCTCGACGCATCGGCCGTGCCGCCGGGCGCGCGCACGATCGACGTGGGCGATCGGGTGATCATGCCCGGCCTCGTCGACACACACGCGCACATCAACGAGCCGGGGCGCACCGAATGGGAGGGCTTCGAGACGGCCACGCGCGCGTGCGCGGCCGGCGGCATCACGACGGTCGTCGACATGCCGCTGAACTCGATCCCCGTGACCACGACGCGCGCGGCGCTCGACGAGAAGCGCCACGCATCCGCGGGGCGAACGTGGGTCGATCACGGCTTCTGGGGCGGCGTCGTGCCGGGCAACGAGCGCGAGCTCGAGCCCCTCGTCGAGGCGGGCGCGCTCGGCTTCAAGGCCTTCCTCGTGCACTCCGGCATCGACGATTTTCCCATGGCCGCCGAGGACGATCTGCGCCGCGCGATGCCGATCCTCGCGCGCCTCTCGGTGCCCCTGCTCGTGCACGCCGAGCTCGAGGACGACACGCCCGCGCCTGCTGGCGATCCGCGCAGCTACGCGACGTACCTCGCCTCGCGTCCGGCCGCGTGGGAAGAGCGCGCCGTGCGCCGCATGATCGATCTCTGCCGCACCTACGGCGGCCCCGTGCACGTCGTGCACCTCTCGGCCGCGGGCGCGCTCGAGGACGCGGGACGCGCGCGCGCCGAGGGCCTGCCGTTTTCGATCGAGACCTGCCCGCACTACCTGCTGCTCGCGGCCGAGGAGGTCCCCGAGGGCCACACCGAGTACAAGTGCGCGCCGCCGATCCGCGAGCGTGACAACCGCGAGCGACTCTGGAGCGCGCTCGTCTCCGGCGCGATCGACCTCGTCGTCTCGGATCACTCGCCGTGCACGCCGCGCCTGAAGCTCCCCGAGGAGGGTGACTTCCTGCGCGCGTGGGGCGGCATCGCCTCGCTCCAGCTCGGCCTGTCCCTCGTCTGGACCGAGGCCGAGAAGCGCGGCGCGACGCTCTCGGATCTCGCGCGCTGGATGTGCGAGGCGCCCGCGCGGCTCGCCGGTCTCTCCCACAAGAAGGGGCGGATCGCGCCCGGGCTCGACGCGGACCTCGTGGTCTGGGATCCCGAGGCGACGTTCGTCGTCGAGCCCTCGATCCTGCGGCATCGCCACCCGGTGACGCCGTACCTCGGGCGAACGCTGCGCGGCGAGGTGAAGAGGACGATCCTTCGAGGTCAAACGGTGTACGAGGACGGCGTCGTCCGTGACGAGCCCCTCGGCGTCCCGCTCCTGGGACGTGGTGCGTGA
- the uraD gene encoding 2-oxo-4-hydroxy-4-carboxy-5-ureidoimidazoline decarboxylase → MDECRVLNELEGEEARAALTRCCGSTRWVSRMLQERPFQSRAHLFEAASRHWSALDVADWDEAFSHHPRIGEPNAAAKSTAAWATNEQAGAARSADDVRAAIAEGNRAYEAKFGRIYLVCATGKTGEELLAILRARLDNDAETELRVAVGEQEKITRLRLEKILSP, encoded by the coding sequence GTGGACGAGTGCCGAGTCTTGAACGAGCTCGAAGGCGAGGAGGCGCGCGCCGCGCTCACGCGCTGCTGCGGCAGCACGCGCTGGGTCTCGCGGATGTTGCAAGAGCGCCCTTTCCAGAGCCGCGCCCACCTCTTCGAGGCAGCGTCGCGGCACTGGAGCGCGCTCGACGTCGCCGACTGGGACGAAGCGTTCTCGCATCATCCGCGCATCGGCGAGCCAAACGCGGCCGCGAAGTCCACGGCCGCCTGGGCCACGAACGAGCAGGCCGGCGCCGCGCGATCGGCGGACGACGTGCGCGCCGCGATCGCCGAGGGCAACCGCGCCTACGAGGCGAAGTTCGGCCGGATCTACCTCGTCTGCGCCACGGGCAAGACGGGCGAGGAGCTGCTCGCGATCCTGCGCGCGCGGCTCGACAACGACGCGGAGACCGAGCTGCGCGTCGCCGTGGGTGAACAAGAAAAGATCACGCGCCTGCGCCTGGAGAAGATCCTCTCGCCATGA
- a CDS encoding DUF1232 domain-containing protein produces the protein MTTELETRCLNVFPEWLRTLAADADDIAKLLASTSAPLSARRYVAAGLNYLFKSLDLIPDGIEDLGFLDDAFVLRVAASLALDENPTVRAEAPALTRLAADKALIQELLGKDYGRLEKYVRELTRGAARGRTVDEIIEDDGTRSAFLNEVSGWAQSYQAPSFSRDEKNIVKLQSFLSAKLPT, from the coding sequence ATGACCACCGAGCTCGAGACCCGTTGCTTGAACGTCTTCCCCGAGTGGCTGCGCACGCTCGCCGCCGACGCCGACGACATCGCGAAGCTGCTCGCCTCGACGTCGGCGCCGCTCTCGGCGCGGCGGTACGTCGCGGCGGGGCTGAACTACCTGTTCAAGTCGCTCGACCTCATCCCCGACGGCATCGAGGACCTCGGCTTCCTCGACGACGCGTTCGTCCTGCGCGTCGCGGCCTCGCTCGCGCTCGACGAGAACCCCACCGTGCGCGCCGAGGCGCCCGCGCTCACGCGCCTCGCCGCCGACAAGGCGCTCATCCAGGAGCTGCTCGGCAAGGACTACGGCCGCCTCGAGAAGTACGTGCGCGAGTTGACCCGCGGCGCCGCGCGTGGTCGCACGGTCGACGAGATCATCGAGGACGACGGGACACGCAGCGCGTTCCTGAACGAGGTCTCCGGCTGGGCGCAGAGCTACCAGGCGCCGAGCTTCTCCCGCGACGAGAAGAACATCGTCAAGCTGCAGTCCTTCCTCTCGGCGAAGCTGCCCACCTGA